The following DNA comes from Eretmochelys imbricata isolate rEreImb1 chromosome 2, rEreImb1.hap1, whole genome shotgun sequence.
aatgacactatataaatccatggtacgcccacatattgaatactgaatgcagttctggttgttccagctcaagaaagatatattagaattggagaaggtacagagaatggcaacaaaaatgattaagggtatagaacagcttccatatgaggagagattaaaaatacggggccatttcagcttggaaaagagacgtcTGATTGaggaatatgatagagggctGTACactcatgaatggtgtggagaaagtgaatagggaaatcTTAGTTACttttcacataacagaagaatcacagtcacccactgaaattaataggcagcaagtttaaaacaaacaaaaggaagtatttcttcacacaacacacagtcaatctgtggaactctttgccggggatgttgtgaaggccaaaagtataacggtTTAAAGAACtcgatacgttcatggaggataggtccatcaatggttacaagccaagatggttagggataCAACTATGATCTGGGattccctagcctctgactgccagaagccgggagtggatgacagggcgTGGGTCActcaatgattacctgttctgttcattccctctgaaacatctggcattggccactatcagaagacatgatacggggctagatggatcattggtctgacccagtatgaggTTCTTAGGTTCTTATGTTCCTGGGTAATGTCATTTCCCTGACAGGACTCACTATGGATCCCCGCAAAGTAGCAGCGAAAAAGAGATCTCTTTATAGTGATTCAAATTGGATACTCAGGTTGGCATGTTCAAAGGAGTCCCAGGAAGATAaggtgtccaactcccattgacatttaTTGGGCTCCGAGTATATAACTCCATTGGacaactttgaaaatcccagcctcagaAAGTAAGGCCCTGTAATCACTAATCCCCTTTGAAACGCTTTGCCTTGCAACAGGTGGATGACAGAAGCAGATGGGTATTGGGAGAGAGAATAGGGTAATGATTTAAACACAAACTCTCGGTATTCAAAATTACTAACAAATATGTATGTATTCCCCCATTTTATTACTATTATCCCCACCCTAACATATTATGGCTATGTAGTATTGACTGGATTTGTATTGTCTGATCTTGCAGCTTTGATAATTTGTAAATTTGTATAATTCTATTGGTGATCCCACGAAGCTTGTGGTATTCAGAAACATATACATGCTGTTAGACATTTaccttttattattttccatTGTCTGTTTCTTTATGACAATCAATTTgtagggggttttttttgtgattACTTACTATCTAATTTAATTCTATGCAGTGTTTGCACTCAGAGCACTGACATTTGGAGAATTATTTTCCACCACATAATTTCTAACGTCCTCCAATTCTTTTCTTGTCTCTTGGATCTGAGAAAATCATTACCTTTTGCCTATGGAATTCACTGTCTCTTTTCTATCAGGCTATACACTAAGACTGCAGACAATATAATATTGCTCTTTCCTTGCCCTAGTTTTAGGTGGGGGATTCATTAGCTCCTGGTTATATAACTGTTGCCACTTACAAAAAGTACTAACGCTACACTGTatgtttttctctttcccacGCCTGTGGATCTGGACAGACCTAGTTTTCCAGAGCTGTCAGGATTTGCGGGGACAGATTGCACATCAGATTCTAGTGAGGCTGTTGATGACTGTAAAAAGCTCCAGTTTTCTGCTGCTGATCACTCCCAGTCATTGCAGATATATAGGTAATATTCATTAGATTCATGCAGTATATAcacctttgattttaaaattaattacagtTGCAGGATATAGACAGACATAAACATACACACAGTATCTTCCTTGATTTCTTATCAACACATATGAATAGGCCTAGCTAGGAACCTCTTTTAGTATCTCTGATGCCCAGGCACAAGTGAACTGTCCTGATTACAATTGCAATGTCTCTCAACATGCCTCTCAGGGTCACACACAGGTTACTTGACCTGCTAATTTTAACCTGCGCTGGTTTTGCTTAGCGTCAATACCTGTTCCTGCGCAAAAAGGCcttggggcatgtctacacttgccatttaaagcggAAAAtgtcctttttgtgtgtgtgtgtgcaaaaagcacacttgccaatgactttttgcagtgaaactcagaagtttcacctcaaagaaaaccacctccacgagaggcgcaCAGGTTTTTTTTTGCGGTGATGTGCAGACGTGTTTTTCCTGTTTACAGAGCTTTTAGCCTCTGCAGGATATCCCAGAGCACTTAGGCAAtgactctggccagcagctccgcTGTTGTGATGCTaggtaaacagacatccacccctccccctatAAAGTCCCGGGGAACTTTGGAAactcccttcctgttttcttggcaagtgctcacttatctggccaggtgacaatgctTGCTCCATGGAGCAGatgatcccctgcttggagcaatgctgaacTACTGCAGCTGATCAGTGTttagggagaggaggctgtgcagggacccaggatgctCCGCGATCCTCCCCTGGCCCTCTTCCCACAAGGCCCACCGTCAAAATGGACAGAGCTGcgctgtgggatagctgccctcatGGCACTGCTCTCTTCAGCAatggaagtgctgcaaatgtaaacactcgcctgtgaaagtgagtacacaaaccagcgcttttcTTTCACTGGTTCACTGTCACCGTTGAAACTGACAGcgaaaaactctgcaagtgtagacacagccttagtctTCACTCCAAAAAAGAGGTAGTTATCTCCACGTAAGATCCTGGAGGAGACAGGGCACTGCCATTTTTACCTCATCGTAGATCGGCGAGGTCCACCCCAGGTGTGGGTATAGGTCTCACAGGTCCCAGTTGAGCACCATCCCATGGCCACTCACCAGACTGTTATGAGGGAACCCAGCTGATGTGTCCACTGTGTCTTAAGCTTCTGGAGCCTGAACAGAGACCATCTACCGCCCCATTTTGGGGGGTTCCCAGGCATACTACCCAGGTGCAGACCCTTTGTCTGGCAACGCTCCGGAGAGCTACACCCCAATTCTAGTTGCTTAGCTCCTGGGCTCAGTGCTGACTCCTCCAGACTGACCCGTAgcttaaacacaccctctcccagacTCCCACCAGAAGTTTTGAGCCATCTGGTTTACCTCTTCAAGGGTGCACCTGGTACCATAGAGCACAGAACACAGTGAGACACTTTGCCTAGATTCTAACACCATCACCCTTTCACTTAACAGATAAAGCAGAAGAGAGTACAGATCATTTAGATCATAACTAACATCCCAAGCACAATGCCCCTCAttagctcacccttcccttgggagtcctTGGAGGACCATCTGTGTTCAGGCACGGTCCCCTGCTTCATAGGCTCTTCCATGCTGGGTTTCTTCTCCATCATCTTGATCTGGCCCCAAATAGCTCAGCGCCTCTCTTTTTATAACCTTCTTGTCCCTGTATCATTAGCCTCAACATGTGACCACAGACCCCTGTCAGGTGACTTAGTTGCCAAAGTGACCTCCCCCTTGATTAACCATTTCTACTGGTGGGAAGCCAGTCTGTCGTTCAGAACTATTCTATTTCAGCGggagagccctttaagtcaagaACTCTCTTTTGTTATCCATGTGCCAACACCCCACTTGAATCCTAGTTCTAgatggaggttaaaagacagtagAAAAGTGAAGACCAGCCTTAcaatcaaaatggagtttgcagtctCATGTGGTCATATATACAGAGTTAATCATCTCAAACAGAATTCATACACTGTACAGACAGATCCCCCAAATCATAACAACGGTGTTGATCTTGACTAGCTTCATCAAGGACTAAAAACTATCTGTGTCTTGGCTGCATGAGGATTTTACATCAAGATAGCTATCTTGACGTAAAATCACACCTCTTTTTTGCAGTGAAGCCATAGCGTTCCTGTCATCTGTCATTCTCTCTTTTATAAGGCCTCATGTACTTCTCAGGTACAGCATGGAGAGCAGCAGGCATCCCACACTGCCTCAGTGTTCCTCAGACCTGACCTGAGGGCTCTACTCCAAAGAGGCAAGAGTATAGTTTTGTCTCCAGAGCTGTTGAATTTTTGACACCTTGTGCAGAGACCGGTGATGTAGGCATCTCCACCAGGGACTGGGCTGAGGTCACCAAACATAGGCCACTAAACAGCTGGCAGAGGGTCAGTCACTGTCAACCTGGGATGGATTCAAACCTATGAAGTGGAGGTAGAAATCTCCATAGTAACTTACTTAGCATGCAAACCTCACTTTTCGTATGTAGATCAAAATGTCTTTTGAAATGCATTATTGGTCCTCTTTACTTTTTTATTGCAGAATGTAACAGAGGGGTCTCTTGAAAAGTTTACCACCAAGGGTGGCAACAGTACCAATGTCTACCATGCTGCATACCACAGATAACCCAGCCAATCTGACTGACTATGAGTACCAATACTTAGAGGAGGAGGATTACATCCAGTTTTTGCTTTGCACAAAGGAAAATGTCAAGGCGTTTGGCAAGGTGTTCCTGCCAGTGCTCTATACAACAGTGTTTCTGCTTGGATTGCCTGGGAACTGTCTACTCTTTGCCATCTTGATCAAATATACCAAGAACAAGAAAATGACCGAGGTGTATCTGCTGAATCTGACCGTTTCAGACCTTCTTTTCGTGGTAACCCTTCCCTTCTGGGCCACGTACGCAGCGTCTCAGTGGGTGTTTGGGAATGTCTTCTGCAAGATCATAAGTGTCATCTACACCACCAACTTCTACAGTGGCATCTTCTTTGTCAGCTGCATGAGTCTGGACAAATACCTGGAGATTGTTCATgcttggtccaataaaaactTAAGGGCCCCAAGAAAGAGCTTCCTTGTCTCTTCAGTAGTGTGGGTTATTTCCATAGTGCTGTCTATTCCTGACTTTATCTTCATGCAGGTGCAGGATCTCCACAACGGGAGACGAGTTTGCCACCTCGACTATGGCCTGCACAACTCCATTTGGCAGCTTCTCTTTCAATTCCAGCAGATCCTGCTAGGCTTCTTCCTTCCATTCCTTTGCATGGTGTTCTTCTACTCCCGCGTAGCTTGTGTCCTCACTGCGTTAATGTCTCCTGGCAAGAAGAGAGCTCTCCGCCTGGTCGTTCTTTTGGTGGTAGTTTTCTTTGTGCTATGGTTCCCGTACAACGTTACCCTCTTTCTGCATTTGTTGCAAAACCTCCATGTGATTAAGGATTGTGAAACTAGCAAGCACTTGGACTACGCTATGCAAGTGACTGAGAGCCTTGCCTTTATTCATTGTTGCCTCAACCCCCTGCTGTATGCTTTTGTGAACAAACGGTTCAGGTTACACTTAAAGAAGATTTTTGGGGCCATGTTCAGGAGGCAGGATTTCTTTGTTCTCCAGGTGTCCGAGACAAGTCGTTCTTCTAGTAGGTGCACCGACCAAGTAGAAATGACAAGCATCACGAATGTGTAATGAATATTTAGAGAATTTCATTGCTGTACATGTTTTATTATCACATATTGTACTGTTTCCGGCGTGGAACTCATTCTGGAGTGATGTACGCATAAGCGGTTGGAGCACAGACCTGGGAATCACGAAGGACCAAGTATTAATCCCAGCTCTAGCACTGGGATCAGTTGTTTTGGGCAAATCACAACCTGCCTCTGCCTCCGTTTCCCTATCTGTGAACTCATGGGGATGGTAATAATTTGTTGGGAGGATTTTTCTAGAATGGTGTAAATGTGGAGTAAGCCCACTGAAGTTGGGAATCATTTTTGCATTTACACCGGTGTGTCTGACAACAGAATCTGTCCCTGTAATCAGTCACAATGAGGATACTCCAACAGAATGGAATTTGGCCGTGCAActagagttacaaagggattactctggatttatactggtgtaactggcAGCTAAAATTTGCctgatgtttgtaaagcatgtGGGCCCAGATCTGGACTTCCAGAGTCtttgggctcctaactcccattgaaataaatgaaagttaggcacctaaatacctcggAGAATCTGGGCTGTGGCGCAAACTGAGTgtgtgaggcagagtggcctccctccaagcctGACAGGGAGGAAACACTCCACATCTCCTGACTGGGCAGAACCAAGCTAGCCCTGTCCCTGTGCTGGAAGtggaggggcaggacaggaagtataaaaggaagGCCTTCCAGCTAAGTTGGACTGGAGCCAGACATCTCTACCTTGCTGCGGAACTCTGGACCAGAGACCGAGCTGTGCAGTGCCCCAGGAAGAGACCAGCTGGGGAGAGGAGTTGGTGGACAGGGGTCCCATGCATTTACCCCGAGGAGACTGAAGACCTATGGGTGAAGGAGCCACACCAAGGAAGGGTGGTTGGAAGTAGCTGAGGGGAACCAAACATTAGCCCAGTTATGTGGCCAGTAAATGAGTCAGCATGTTTCAGTGacttccctgctgacccagtggtgggaccACCCATGACTgtttgggctctgggctgggacctggtggagtagaGGGGCCTGGgtcctccttccccctgctgccaaccccacccctgagGTGGGGGTCTATTCACCCCAGGCCAGAAGGCCtgtggctctgccctgcccagaggagtAGAGCCCCAGACTACTTCTGCTGTCTGCTCCAGCTTGAAGGATGTAGCTAAAGGCTGCTCTTTACTCTCCCCGGCCAGAGGGTCAAGGCAATAGATTGTAGATTGCTAtctgcctcagccaggaggctggcCAACAGACTGTGTGCTGTTCTGTCCTGACCACAGGGCCAGAGCCCTAACCTTCTTAATGACTGCTCACTATGTGACATAGTGAGGCCGAGTGGGGAGGGACAACCACAGAACCACTGCACTGAGCAAACTGAGTTCTAAGTATTATCAGTGAGGGcatacacaaacacatacacacagagagatcTGGATTACGTACAATTTAGATGTCAAATACAGTGAAACCTGGCATAATGGGCTGTCCACCCCACCCCGCACAAGAGTGGAAGTGGTTAATGGAGGGCAAGTGGGCCAATTACCTAGTAGATTGAATACTGAAAGGAAAGCCCTGATTAGAGGAACAGGTTTATCTGTGAAGGAACAGGTGGGGCCTATATCAAGCCAGGTAGCTGGCTACAGATAGGCAGTGAttgctgggaaaggctgcagtcATTCCCTGagtggagggaggtgggaggctggtggctggcaaacccagagagggggGAAGCTAGAtaagtaggaagaagcccagggaaacagcagcaagaggtAGGAGTATGCAGGGACTGTGGTTGCTTGTTATAGAGTTCCTGGGCTGGAAGCCGGTGTAGAGGGTGGACCTGTGTTCCCCTCGCAGTCACTGGGAAGTGGAAAGGGCATTGGAGATGCTAGCCAGCCAGTGGGTCTGGAAGGACTTTGaattccctggaaggggaggatcTTAGTGACCCAGCccgagggccaagccatgaagaggagACTGCAGCCCCTGGTGTGCGAGGGGCTGCAGGGCAAGATAGTACAGGAGAAGATCTTGCCAGAAGGGAAGCATAATGCAGAGCTAATTcgcaggacagccagcaggaggcgccactaGCAGTGAGTGAACCCTGTGACACCTGGTCTAccaggcccctgccctgctgaTCACTAGGATTTCAGTTTCTCCAAATGCATCACACTCTATTATGCGGCTACTTGTAACAATAGCTAGAGAAATATCAGATGCAGTGCCTTTGGTGGCTGCTGTTGATGGATTTCATGATAAATCCTTCCCTAACCCATACTGCACACTGACAGTGGCCCGGTGATGATGCAATCCTCTGAATCgctcccacacaccccaacctctCTAGCTTTTTAGGAATGGAAGCTTCATGTGATTCTTAAATATGTATGTCCCTTTCAAGAGGGAGACTGAAGTCCTAAGGTAAAATCTGGTCAGCCAGCACTGCAATAAATGCTGGTTGTGGTGGGTGGCAAAACTTCAATGGGCTTCAGTGGCAGAGGCCTCTATCTTTGAGGTCAATGTCCCCAAAAATCCTAAGGATGTTTTTATTATGCATCCAGTGAAAGGTGGTGAGGGTTTTGGAATCACCATAATTGTTTTATTGCCATTGGATTTGCTctaacgaggagtacttgtggcaccttggagactaacaaatttatttgggcataagctttcgtgggctaaaacccacttcatcagatgcacggagtggaaaatacagtaggaagatatatatacacatagtacatgaaaaagatgggagttgccttaccaattctaaCGAGGCAATTCAATTAAAGTAGGCTATTATCAGCATGAGGAAAacatcacttttgtagtggtaatcagggttgcccatttcaaacagttgacaagaaggtgtgagtaacagtagggggaaattagcatggggaaatttgtttttagttcttgtagtgacccatccactcccggtctttattcaggcctaatttgatggtgtccagtctgcaaattaattccagttctgcagtttcttgttggagtctgtttttgaagttttttttcgTGAAGAATGGCCATTTGAAAGTCTGTTATTGACTGTCCAGGGACGTTgacgtgttctcctactggtttttgaatgttacaattcttgatgtctgatttgtatccgtttattcttttgtgtagagactgtccagtttggccaatgtacatggcagaggggcatggctggcacatatcacattggtagatgtgcaggtgaatgagcccctgatggggtggctaatgtgattaggtcctatgatggtgtaccctgaatagatatgtggacagagctggcaatggggtttgttgcacggataggttcctgggttagtgtttttgttgtgtggtgcgtagttgctggtgagtatttgcttcaggttggggggctgtctgtaagcgaggattggcctgtctcccaagccACACCAGGAAGAGATGAAGACAAATAGCAAGCAAGGAACTCCTTAAaagtggagggaaggaaaataacaAACATGGACTAAACTACTTACATGAATGTTACAACGTTTTGTTTAAGTATCAATTATTGCCCAAGCAATGCCAGGCCTTACACTCCACTTGAAGGCATGCCTCTGTTTGCCTGTAACGGTGTAACTTTGAAAAACCACGTCCGATCAATTCCAAAATGGCAGAGAATGTTCTAGACATGGGCAGGCAGCACATGCTTGAGTTTGATGGCAATCAGAAAACCAGGAAAGGGGGACACAAAGATTCCCCTGGCCTGTGGTTAGCAGCCTCAGCAGGTCAGCCACCTCTGTAATTGTCTATAGTACAAAGAAGTGGCAGATGGTGGCAATTAGCACCTTCCAGAataataccccccccccccgccacacacacacacctcaactCTGCCTATCCTCCCACGTGAGTTTGGCATGTTGAAGCCCTCAATGACTTCTCTCACGGACCAGTGCTGTAGTCATGCCAGAACGGTGTTCGCCTCGTTTTCTGGGAGCAGGAATGGTGTTCCAGTTCTTCTGACAAGTGTTAGCTTGCTGCAGAGGTGTAATGAAAGGATCCCCCCACACCCGTACCGGGAACCCCAGACTCATTAGCGAGCCACCATCTctccttctggagcagggccGGACGTAGATCTCTTCATGAGTTCCAGCACTTCTTTCTTTAGGACTCCAGCATGGTCCCagactgaaagaaagaaagggtgGGGTATGAGCTGGAAGATGGGCATGGGGGGTACACAGAATCCCTGACACGGTGGGGAAGGGATGAATGGGGGATAAAAAAAGTCCCTGGCAGCAGGTGAAGGGGGAACAGAAGATACAGAgccctgggcatgggggaggggatgaCTGGAGGATACAGTCTCCAGCATGGTGgagaatgttgggggggggggcacacagaacccctggaATGAAGGTGAGGATGGAATGGGGGCACACACAGCTCCAGGCACCTGGTTAGGAAGGAATGGGGGGCACAGAATTCCTGGCATGGGGGTGAGCGTTGGCTGGGAGGGTCACAAAAAGACCCTGACATATGGTGAGAGGGAAATGTGGGGCACCCAGAATCCCTGGCCTGGGGGTGAGCAGGAAATGCGGGGGCACACAGAGCCACTGGCATAGGGATGGGGCAGAGAATGGGGCatgcagagcccctggcatggggagagggggagaaaatggGGACACACAGAATCCCTGGCATGGGGATGAAGGGGAAATGGGGGCACACACAGAGCCTCTGgtatggggaggaaggggggcaccCAGAGTCTCTGGCATTGGGTTAGGGGAGTATGGGGGACACACAGTCCCTGGCATAGGGAtgagggggaaatggggggggcacacagagctcctggcatagaggagaatgggggcacaCAATCTCTGGAGTGCAGGGGAATGGGAGCACACAGTGCCCTGGGCatgggggtgagagggggatggggggcagacaGCCCCTGGTTTGGGGGAATGATGGGAGGGAATTGGGGACTCAGAGCCCATGGCATGGGAGAAGAATGTGGGTCCCTGGTTTGGGATAATGGGGGTCACACAGAGTCCTTGGCATGAGTGGAGAACTGAATGGGGAGGAGTCACACAGAGGAAGGGAGTGAGGGAGTTGCAGAGCGTCCCTACAATAGATGTGGATGGGAGTCTGGCACCCAGGGAGCCAGTGTTAGGAACAGAGGAATGCAAGGTGCCCCGGTGTGTTCAATGAACTCTGACAGAGGCAGTGAAGCATGCGACCCTCTGCCTTACTTTGGAAATGTTCCTTTGTAACTAATGGAGAAGGGGCGAAGTTCTTCAAAAAAATGAGCATGTAGATGCTGAGAGATCAATTCCGTCATCATGGGGAATGGTGAGCTCCTGAGAAGCAAATAGCCTTGCCTGAAGGTCACATCTCGCAATAAAGGATCAGGGTCAGTCCCATTACTAACGCcagagaaaggaacagaaaatGTGATATcgcctctaaaaaaaaaaacgttCCCTTAGGTATTTGCGGAAACAGAGACTGGTCTTTGAGATAAACAGTGACCGGCCTTGACTACCAATCGAGATCCATGTCCAAGGCCACTATGTAATTACCCATAACAAGGACACAGCCTTGGACAGAAAAACACCCACTGTTAACTATTAACTGATTCACATTAACCGGGGTGGGGGATTAGCAGGTGCAAGGTTAGACTagggtggcctgattttcaaaaggtgctgaTCACCTGCAGCTCTGATTGGACAGGTCCTAATTGAAGTCAGTCTTGAAACTAGATAATTAAAAACGAGCCAGGTGATGCCTCTTGCACATCACGGTCATGCAGAGGGGTCAAAGTATTAGCAGCTTGGTGTTGAGCTGCAGTCCAGAGATGGTTCCCCCAAAGAGAATTGGTTTTTAGTTACATTATACAGGTAAAATTAGCTACCTCCTTTAACTTTACTAAACCAGACACATTATTCAATACCCTTAGGTAGCAATATTTAACCAATCACGCACTGGCACCTAtgtttcctcctccctgctcaaatcttttttacattttatctttcgTGCCTAAATTGTAACTTCTTTATGACCTTCTTTGTGAGTGCAGATGGTCAGCATACATTCGCTGGTCAGAGCTTAGCTTATCTATTTTACCATTTGTTGGGGTCTTTCTGTTTCCTCCTTAAACTTCCCAGCGCCTGGGTGTTTCTACTGTACAACCCGTGGTGTTATAACTCTTGTTAGGGACATACCTGAGGTAGGGGTTCCTTAGCAGCAGGGgagcatttttcttaattttagcGGTGAAAACCCTGGGTTTCACCCAAGGGTTAGTCGAGGCTAGTTTAGTATGGGGGTGAGTTAAGTCCCAGGCCTACAAGACAATCCCCTTGGTGCTGCAGTGCtaatcacctctgaaaatcaagctacaTCTCTGTAGGCGCTCCAGTTGGTGCATGGGATAGAAACGTTGCATGAACCGTTCAACACTTACTCCCCAACTGGGCAATCTGTTAGGGAGTAGAACAGTGGAAGCTTGGTCACTGGGGCAGGGGTGATGGACTTTTCATAAAAGTGGGGGGACCATgagccccccccgcagccctgttctatctctcctcttcccctggaGGCCATGCCCCCAGCCAAGCCGGAAGTCAGAGCctgttggggagtggggggggggcccaaGAGCAccctcctgggtctcccacccaGGACAAGTGGAGGGTACGTGGCTCCTTACAGCTGCCCACACAGACCCTCcatctgctctgggcagggagcccagggggtggggacacaggccGGGGGCTGCTCTCTGGCCCCTTCCCCCAGGCAGGTGAAGGGTctgcggctccccacagctgccccggctccctgagctgctctcaccggggccaggctccagcttctggcctggctggGAGGCGGGGcttgaggggaagaggaggggcaggggtggggcccttGGTGAAAAGTGAATGGGCTAGGCCTGTtcactttcaaaagtgggagggccatagCCCCTTGGCTCCCCCTGTTCTTCCGCCCCTGGGGACATAATTAGATTAGACAAAGTAGTGGCAAATGTCCAGTGCTGCCCCACTGCTGGCCTTCAGGTAGGTCAGTGTGAGGATGGTGGGACACAACTTGCCACACTTATGCGTACTGCCAAACCTCATTCAGTCCTAGGGAAATCCATTTGCCCAatgagagggaaggagaaagcgAGCCACTCCACTATGAGCTACTGGTTTCACTCTCTCCTAAAGTGTTCATATCTATATATCTGGAGAGGGTGGACAGGACAGTCCAGGGAGTCTGACAACTCTGGACCTAGGTCCATATTTAAAAACATAGGGGGAGATCCTCACTCCCACCCTGCCCACTTCACACTAACTAAAAGGACCAGAACAATGTAAAGGGAGTCTTAAACACTTTTTTTGGCCCAGGGAGGATTCACACAatacaggtaaaaagaaaaggagtacttgtggcaccttagagactaacgaatttatttgagcatgagctttcgtgagctacagctcacttcatcagatgcataccgtggaaactgcagcagactttatatatacacagagaatatgaaacaatacctcctcccaccccactgtcctgctggtattagcttatctaaaagccatttccagcacaaatccaggttttctcaccctccacccccccacacaaattcactctcctgctggtgatagcccatccaaagtgacaactctttacacaatgtgcatgataatgaagttaggccatttcctgcacaaatccaggttctctcactccctcacccccctccaaaaacccacccccatacacacaaagggttgccaaccttccaggattgccctggggtctccaagaATCAACGATGAATCTTAGATTGTGTCATGCAATCCGTAGTACAAGTAGGGCCGTACTCTCCAATGTGCAGTACCGGCAAGAGATTTTTAGTGGGTACGGGGTACCGGAAAGATTtgggtctcccccctcccccaagaggggggtggggctgctcttTGCAGCTGGGGATGGCATTCATTCTTTgtatggctttaacagcacaatgcatatgctaacaaactttaACAAAGCccttgtttaagtttgttagcacaTGCATTGTGCTAGTAAAGCCATATAAACAAGAGGTtaa
Coding sequences within:
- the ACKR2 gene encoding atypical chemokine receptor 2, whose amino-acid sequence is MSTMLHTTDNPANLTDYEYQYLEEEDYIQFLLCTKENVKAFGKVFLPVLYTTVFLLGLPGNCLLFAILIKYTKNKKMTEVYLLNLTVSDLLFVVTLPFWATYAASQWVFGNVFCKIISVIYTTNFYSGIFFVSCMSLDKYLEIVHAWSNKNLRAPRKSFLVSSVVWVISIVLSIPDFIFMQVQDLHNGRRVCHLDYGLHNSIWQLLFQFQQILLGFFLPFLCMVFFYSRVACVLTALMSPGKKRALRLVVLLVVVFFVLWFPYNVTLFLHLLQNLHVIKDCETSKHLDYAMQVTESLAFIHCCLNPLLYAFVNKRFRLHLKKIFGAMFRRQDFFVLQVSETSRSSSRCTDQVEMTSITNV